DNA from Gavia stellata isolate bGavSte3 chromosome 16, bGavSte3.hap2, whole genome shotgun sequence:
gtattacATAACATCTGAAAGGGCAGAATAAGTACTATGTAACAGCTACCTCCAGCAGATCTATTTTGTGTActgcatatataaatatatttattttcaactgATTTCTGCATAGGCAAGGACATGCTTGCAGCTTTATGCAACACTCAGTGCGAAGGACTTtatcagtgggagttttgccgTTGAGTTTGTAGACATCACGACAGGGGAAGCCTAGTGATCTGTAAAAAACGTTGTGCTAAATAGCCAGAAACTAGCTCAAAGTAccagaaatgagaaattttaGCTGGCTGGGTCCTGGGCTTCTTGGTTTGGTACTTGAATTTGATGGGGGACTTTTGTACAAAAGTCAGACGGCAAAAATCATGCCCATCCTTTGCTCCTGAGGAATGCAAAAGCATTATACAGTTCTCAAGTGAAATAGCTTGACGTAAGCGTAGTGGATTTGGCATTTACTTCTTGGATATCACTTTCATAACATAATACACCCAAGTTTTGGCCTAATTTCTGCAAAAAGTGGGCATGCTGTGGGTACAATAACTGTTGTCacatgtgttttttcttctgaactgaTGATGTTAGCAAAATAactctttccctccccaccctaCCCACCACCAGCTTCCCTGAACAGTTCTTCAAATTAACTGTAATCAATGCTCATTTTAGCTGAAATCCAGCACTGCCTGGTTAACGCTGGCGATGTGGGATGTGGAGTGTTTGAATGCTTTGAAAACAATTCTTGCGAGATCCGAGGCTTACATGAGATCTGCATGACATTCCTGCACAACGCTGGAAAATTTGATGCCCAGGTAACACAGTGAAATGTCCTACGTATCTGCTTGCTTCCAATGCACATGTGGCATGTATTTTAGTTCTTTAACACATCTTTGGGAAAAAAGTTACCGTTGCAGAGCAAATCCGCTTTTGCACGTGACCAGCTTCAATAAGAGTTTTTCTGTTGAAGGGCCCAGAATCAAGACCCAACAACAGTAACAGAGCAGCAGTGTGCAACCTGTCCCAGGAGACAGGCTGTCTCTAGCTACAGCTCCCTGTGATCAATTCCTCCTCCTGTACCCAGGATAACTAAATCGGAACACTATTGTAGCTGAACGTGGTTTTCAGAAACACTAAGCAGCTTAAGCGTCTCCACCATGTTTGCTCAAAGCTGATTCTCAATGCAACTTGGGCGCCCAGTTCATTGGGATGTATCAAAGTATTTCCCAACGTGCAGTTGTTAAAGTGGGTTCTCAAGAGTAGTGCACAGGCAGTGCAGGCAACCTCCTAAAGCTGCTGTATTCAAATAAGTCTTTGGTTCAAGCACTGACGTTAAAATACATTGCTTACATGGTATGCGGTATTAAGTTTGTCTCCTTCATTTTCTCCCCAGACCATTTATGCATCACTGAGACATCCTGTTATTATGTCTTGTAAACCTACTCTCCCATTCCAGTGTGGAGGGAAGAGAACATTACGACGGGCCAGCGGCATTTGGCTTGACCATGCAGTTTACAGTATAACTTGACTAAAAGCACCAGCCTCATGGCACTGTTAAAAGCATGGTATAAAGTAGAGCTGTCTTCAGGATTCAGCCTGTTCCATGAGGGATGGAGGGACCACCCAGTAGGAGACACTTCTGAAGTGCTGGAATTTTAGTCACTAATTCTCAAGGATGTACAAAGGGTCTGGCTAGCCATTAAAATGGGAATTGTTTCTTCTGTGGGTATCTGAAAACCTTCAACTTAATTTCCAAGTGGCTTCCAGAAAACGCTCATTTATGTTTGCACAATATTCCGTCAGTGAACAAAGTTGACCAAAGAAGTAAGCCCTGTCCGGAGGGGAGGGAAACGTGCCTGCGAAGGCTGAGCGTAGCCATTGATGCCTGTTCCCCAGGATCCCCAGATATTGCTAATCAAATACAGCCCATTTCACATCCAGGCTGTCTCCGTTGCAGTGCAGAAGTATTAAACCCCTGGAGCTTTATTTAATACAGAGGTGACTTTAGCCTCTGCTATGACAATGACATGGCTTTTCGTGGCTCATCTCTGTATTATCTACAGTTATTTCAGGCTGCATTAAATGACAAGACTAACATTGgccattttctgttctctgctttctggtctccttccctctctctgaaACCTGAGAATTGATGTCAGGGTTGGTTTGcataagaattttcttttttatccttATTTGCCTAATATGCTGCGCATGCTTGTTAGTGAAGGGAAGGGCAAGTAAGTGCCTTTGGTATAGGGAATAGAAGGGGATGATGACTGAAGCAGTTCTTTGATCAGCAAGAAACATTTCTGGCTTGAAACAATCTGGGGACAAAATCTGCTTGCGGATCTGGGTGAATCTTAGTTAATGTCAGTGGAGCTGTGCCAGTGTACTCTTTGGATAAAGGTTAACAAGAATTTGGTCTTCCTGAAGCACTTGTGTAAAATAATCTGAAGCTAATGAAGAGATGGAGGCAGTGCAGGAGGCTTCCACACACCTATTGCTCAGCCAAGTAAAGGGAGTCTGAGCAGAGCTGTCAGACTGCGACACATGCACTGTGTATGGCAGCTATGGTATTCAgatagcaaagagaaaaggaagggatggTTTAGATGCCCACTAAGCGATTGAATGAAGGAATCACTAACAGTGGTTAAAGAGAAGCTGCTAAAGCAGCTTTCCTGcaactcaattttttttttcttgatttgatTGTTTTAATCTCATTTAGAATTTCTTGCAGCAAACAGACATCAAGACACTATAGGATTATATTAGTGCTGATTTGAGCCCCCCCTGAGGAAGTGGTAGCAGAGAAAATACTGACAGATGGGGAATGGGGCAGGTGCATATAGGCAGTGCATGCATGACTGTAAGTTtgcaaactaattttaaaatttaaagaaaccTAATTTATAGTACTGAATGGGTATCTGCTCGTGGTCCTGGGGACCTCAGCCACGGCAGGATACCCTCTCCTTTGTGTGAACCTGCTGTGCTGACACCCCAGAAGCGAACAAAGTCAGTAACTCAAGCACTGGGTTATTTCAAGGTGCTTACTTTTGCCCTTTCCCGTGTTCGGCATTCAGCTGTTGGGGTAGAAGAAACCTGGAAATACCAGTGAGGAAGCGCTGTGTGTTCAGCCCCACTGGAAAAGAAGGGCCAGGTAACTTGCCGTGACCTTTAAGggcagagaaacaaagagaagaggGGGAAGAGCCATTAAGTGGTACCCTTAGCAATCTAATAACCCTTCACGTTGTCCTACAGAGGAGCAGCTAGCTGGGCATAAATCAGCTGCTGTGCTTAATGGACAAAAATACAGACCtactccatttcttttcttctcagggAAAATCCTTCATTAAAGACGCTCTGAAGTGTAAGGCTCATGCCTTGAGGCATAAATTCAGCTGCATCAGCCGTAAGTGCCCTGCCATTAAAGAGATGGTGTTCCAGTTACAGCGGGAGTGCTACCTGAAGCATGACCTCTGCTCCGCTGCCAAGGAGAACGTCCAGGTCATTGTGGAGATGATTCACTTCAAAGACCTGCTGCAGCATGAGTAAGTGCCTCCGTGCTAGTGCAGTCAGAGGCGTGGGAGCTCCTTCCAGGAGCACGATGGTGCCAATGGGCTGTGCATCTGCCCAAGAGCTGTTTCACCTCCTTCTGGCCTTAAGCACATCTTGTTTTCCCATGTTCCAGAGCAAGgtaatgctttctttgcaggGGCCCTTGAAGACTAGTTTGTTTACGAAGGGCTAGATGTGACCGTGGAAGGGAATGAAATACGCTGAAGTTGGATCTGGCTGTCTCTTTGGTCCTTTGGCAAATGCAGTGTTAGTGTCTGCTGTTTCCAGAGGCATCTCACAATGTCTCGTGCTTTCTGAGCTTAAAGGCACCGTTCCTGACCCCAGTACCTTGTTAAAGATgacagctggaggagaagggagaagaaggTCTTGGCAAAGTTGCCAGTAAGAtgataatttcttctttaaatacaTACTTTCAAATGTCTTGTAGTTAATTGTCCCTGAAAGAGCTGCAGTCCCCCAGGTAATCTCCCATTCATCTTATTCCTTATTAATCTCAGatgctttttaataaaacatggAGGTGTACAAAATGAAGGCACAAGTCAGATTTTGAGGAGTTCATCCCTCTGACTGGGAACACAGCTGCCCTCCGAGGAATGGCATGCATGAATCCTATTTGGAATTGATCAAAGCTGCTACATGACAGCAACAAACCAGGCACAAGCTGTTTGTACCAACTCTTTGTGCACAGATGCAAAAATTGGagcctgtttttcttgcaggtGAACATCTCGCTCCCAAACCAGAAGGCTGAGCTACTGCCTGGCAGCAGGCTTACCTTAGAGCATCTTCCTACCATGCCTCTATGCCGCCTTATCCCTAGTGGGTATTAGCACAGAAACCCCAAATCCCAGCAATCGTgaacaatactttttttttctgagaatcATTTCTTCCAGACTTTTAGCCTTGCATTTTCATTGGTCTCCAAAGGAGCTGTGCCCCGATTCCCTTACTTTCTACTGAAAACCACCCCCCTAATACTTAAGCTGCAGTTGCAGAGACGCTTTGATGCCAGTTTACTCTCAAATGCAGAATCGTTTGCTGTGGTTTGTGCGAGCCGAGCATGGTGgtctgaaagcacagaaagggCTTTGGGGACATTCCTGAGGCTGGGATCAAAGGCATGGCTGGTGGCAGATCTTGGCCTtgccagggctgctggctgtgcCCAGGGTGAAGGGCAGCATCCCGCTGCCtgggggaagcagggctccGTCCTGCGCAGCGGCACCTCTCCGTGGGCACTGCTCAAGCTGTGTTAGTAGGCTATAAATTGGGTACTTGGTACCAGTTAACCCCCCCATCACTTGGAGATGAGAAGAACTATGAAAGTCAAAGGCCTGTCCAAAGAGACGCAAGTTATCCTTGTTTTACAAACAGGCTAAAGCAGGaatgctgaaaagcagctgcttaTTTCTGGGGAGCTTAACTGGGGGATTCTCGGTTTGAAAAGAGACGGATCATTCAGCTGAACACCTATAATTTGCACAATCTCATTTAGAGCTTCTTACACTTCCTTTTCAGCATCTCACAGAGTCGGAGCTTAGCTTGCCTGTGTGGGACTCCCCAAATAGAAGCCAGCcagcctcctcccctcccctaAATTTAGAGGCCATCTCTGAAGCTTTTGAACTAAGGAACTTGTTCAAGATCAATAGGCAagtgtggcagagctggaaataaaatCACATCTGCTGACTTGCAGCCTTGTGCTCGGTTCAGGTACTATGGTCAGGccagctgaaatgcagaaagtaAAACAGTGAAGGAGAAATGGGCCAGTATTAATCcgcagggctctggctgacTCTGAATACCTGAAATATTTGGCAGCTGAGCCACTTTTTAGTCATACCAGTGACCTTTTTCTTACAAAGATTTTTGTAAAGGTTATGCCCAATTTCAACAACTgatttctctctttattttttttctccttctgctggaTCACTTTGTATGCGATGTGCTCAGTTCTCTCATCTTCTGTTTtatgtttaaaacagaaactaaGAGCAGAGAAGCAAGTGGCAGCTCTCAGACTTGTTCTCTGACTATTTTATTCTGACTGTTTTCTCCCGATGAGTGTTGAGGAACGCGGTCGGGGTGGTGAAGTCTCCTCCTGAGTCAGCTGCAGTGGGGTGGGGGTCAGGCCGATTTGCTATGGTGGAAGTGGTGACAGGCCCTGGCAGATCGGTCACTGCTGCATTccaagtaacttttttttaaatggcagaaaCAATCCAAACATGGGAAATATTTTGAGATAGGGGAATAGGTGGCTCTCCAGGATTAGTCATTCAAAATGAGTTTAAGCAGTTGGGCAAAGTAATATCAGGGTAGTGTCAGACACTGATCATAATCTGTTGGTTTTCCTTGTCTCTTCTGACTTAGTTCATGGGAAGAGATTGAGACTTGTCCACAGCCACCAGAGCTGGTGGATGGCGTGCCCAGAAGGCGCACCCCCACCACCCCATCCAGCCACAACTGCTGACCCCAGGCAGTTCTCCACTTGCACTGTGGATGGTTCCTACCGTGGAAGACTTCTAAGCACACCCTTCTGGGCCTGCTAGCAGCTGAGCAGTTGTGTCAATAGACAACATCAATATTGACCCACAAAACTTGTGACCGCAACTATTTTAAAATCGCTGCACTCGGTGACCCGTGGCTGAGGAAGCCAAAGTGCCTGTGCTTGGGCTGCGTTGTGCTGCGGGGACACAGAGGGATGGGTGGGAAGCAGAAATGGTATTTGGCCATGGCATGTTTGGAGTCCTTGTGTGGCTGGGAAAAGGTGTATACTGAAAGCTGTACTCAACTGTGtaaggaaatgaaggaaaaataacttgGTGTGGGAAGAAACAGTGCCACCAAAGTGGATTTCCATGTGTCTGAGCTCTGTGCAGTCGGATCCTGAGTCCAGGTAGAATCTTGCTTGCGGTGGAACAACACCTGGTGCTTCAGCAAAAGCTAAAGATGATGAGAGAGGCCCGAGACCCTCTAGCTGAGTAGCTGTTGCTCCTCACAGAGGTGAGGAAATGCCTCCCTCTTGCAGGTCTGTGTATGCTCTGTGTATCACCTGGAGCTAGCAACCTGTTTGATGAAGTTGATGGCTCTGGACACGAGCAGGTTTCCTGTGTCCTGTATGCCGACTAATAAAGGTGAAGGGGCATGGAAAGAGATGGAGGCAAAAGGTGTGAGATAGCAGTTCTTCCATTTGCCAGCCCCATTTGCCAAGCGTGTAGACCTCACATGTTCCTCTGGTGGGCATTACAGTTCTCCCAGAGCGTCTCCGGTGGGGGAGCAATCCAGGCAGATCCAGCACTTGAGTGAAGCTTCGTTTGACAGGATGCCATCGTGTGCATTTCTTACAGCGATACGGCCGATTAAATGTAATATATTGCATAATAAACATATGGTGCAGAATTGCTCCACAAGGCTGCCGAGTCAGTGGGTAGCAGGGGGCTAACTACCGAACTGTGCTGGGCGCAAGGCAGGGTAAGGCAGAGAGGCCGTTACACTTGTTTACTGATAGATAAccattatgtatttttttgacTCTCCTCTCACTGTTTCCTTTACCTCTAGGCCGTATGTTGACCTAGTGAATATCCTGCTCACTTGTGGTGAGGAGGTGAAAAAGGCAATAACAAGAAGTGTCCAGGCCCAGTGCGAACAGAACTGGGGAAGTCTCTGCTCCATCCTGAGCTTCTGCACCTCAGCTGTGCACGGTGACACCATCCTGGGTCCCGAGAAGAAGCCGAGTGAAgccagcaaagctgctgctggccgCGGGGACGTGCTAGCCCACTCCGACTCAGACCACAGGGAGAGTTCACGAGCGTCTAAGGGAGAGAGAGGTACTAAGGGCCACTTGAATGCCCACGCCCGGGTGAAAGCTGGGGGCCACGGTCCCAAAGGGGCACATGGGATCATGGACCGGGCAGATGAACTGTCCGACTTCTCTGACATCCGGAGGTGAAAAAAGGCACCAACTCCCCATTCCCCccatcctccccctccaccgGAAACCTCCTCCGTTGAGTCCCATCTTCCTGTCTATGGACATTCCAAAGCATTTCCCATTCAGAGGTCAAGCACAGGGCATTGCAAGATATATATGGACCTCAGCAACAGTGTATATAGTAGCAAAGGGAGAGCAGTGGCAATGGGTTATCGATCCAGCAAACTCGACACTTGAGCAGCCACCAAAGGTGGCAAAACGTCTCCGACTaaattcttttccccttttttatgAATCGGACATCAGCTGAAATTTAGGATCTTGTTTGGGGGTTGTTGGGTTGTTttaggggtttggttttttcttggTCCCCTTGGCTGGGGAGAAAGTTCCAAGAGGGCTCTGCCAGATTGCATGTGGCTGCTTGTGGCTTAGCACCTCCGAAGGTTTAGGGTGCAGCCTTACAGCAGATGGCTGAGTTCCAGGGGGATTTGGTTTCTGCCTGTGGCTGAGAAAGCAGGAGCTCAAGGCTCTCTATGTGACACTCTCTAATGAAATAGCTACCCTGTCTCTCGCACAGGAACCGTGCGGTCTGGAGCTCCACCACTTTCTCTTAACTAACTTCTGAGCCATTGTTCCCATCTGGGTGATGCTGCCCTAGTTTAAGTGCCCCCTGTTTGTTTTAACCACTGCATAACTTGACATTTGTTAATCCAGTCACTTCAGCATAACAAAGGCAAGTAGTCAGCTTCCAGACAAGGCAGTGTGACTGTTAAAGACTTGCACAGTATGGAGGACCCCCAAGAGTATGCTCGTGGACCTCTAAAAAGCCTGTGCATGTTCTCTGCTTACACCATTCGGTGATACAGGTCCTCCACCCTTGTGGACAGCCCAAGCTTAAAAGGATGGGCGTAGGCTCAGACAGCAAAGGACCCCATATACTCAGTtcttctgcagggctgtggtgAAGGCCCACCAGAAATCTCTCTCTCCTTAGCAGTAGCATGGTGTGGCTTGCTGGGATGTGGAGCCCTACTCTAACCTGCCTATCAGCTGTGGTTTATCCAAATACCAAAGATAAGGAGAGGGGGttgacttgggttttttttaattgtcatgCAGATAATGACCACCAATCTCTGCAGAATGAGTTACTAAAGATGAAGAGTGTCAAGAGCTTATTGTCTCTAAGCAGTTTCAAGTGTGAATGAGGTGTTTGGACACATCTCTCCTACCCCCTATGCAATTGTAATTCTCAGGTTGCAGATCTGCAATCCTATATCCCCAGATATTGTACTGGAAAGGGACGTTACAGCATCCATGGGGACAGAAGGGTGAGCTCTTCAGCTTCCTCTAGAGAAAAAGAGTTTTCTTAGAAAGTGGGAATCACACCAGGGATTTGAGCCTTCTCATTTAGAAAGTTTGGGAGGAAAGCTGTGGGGGCAGGAAGGCAGTTCAGTAGAGACAGAACGTACCCAGTGAACTAACGTACGTCTTGTCGCATAGTGGGAAGGAGCTGTATAAACAGTAGAGGGTGTTGGAATTTGGCTACAATTTCCAACTCAgattttagttactgctaagtGAACACAGCTCCTAATAGCTATATTCAGGGTTTAATGCATGTATCCACCCGCAGAAGTTATAGGCATTGCTTTTAATAGAAGCCACGTAGGAAGCAAGAGAGGACCGTTAAGTTGAAAAGGTGTGTCTCTATGTGATCACCAGGTCTTTTATCTAAAGACATCACCTTGATCCTGCCTGATTTTAGCTAAGTTCTGTgacaaaattttcatttgaCTTAACTGGGATGAGGTGGGATCGGGCCAGGTACTGTAGCAGCAAAGACCATGCTGACCTGAGGAGCAGAGCTCCTGGCAGTGAGAGTTGGGTTGTAGAACAACTCTCCCGCAGATGGGGCACCCAGGCTGTCCCATGGGGGAACTTGCCAAGGTTGGTTCAGGCCTGCCAGTGATGGCCAACAACTCTGCTCCAAAAAACTAAGTGGCTGTTGGTGGTACCGTAAGAAGGTTTCTAGCGTGCCTCCATGGGCTTCCCATGAGCGTCCTCTCCCCCTTGGTGGCGAATAGCCACCATGAAGAACAAGCTCAAACCAAAAAGACAATCCaagcattttagaaaaaaaaaaaaaaaaaaacgaaaaaaaaaccaccacaaaacagaaacaactcACTACCAACGTAATCTTCTTGCATTGAACTAAAATAAGATCCCTCTCTCATTAGAGGTCTGATTCATCAGTGGGAACCAAACATATAGATCTACATCCTTGAATGTCTCAGTCAACGTATCACCTCAGCATGcatacagttttatttgtattcaTTCGTTCTGTGGGGAAAAGCGTATATTCCCCTTGTTTAGTCAAtgaaaatggggggggggggggggaagggcaAGCTGTGGGTGGGAGGGATTTTTGTATAAGgcataactttttttcctctgtgtgtgaAGATTTTATGTGTTCATCTACTGATTCCACGTATGctattgtaaatatttaacatttctaTTTATTATAGTGTCTCCATTTAAATAAGAACACTGCTGGCTATGATAATTTAAACATACGTCATGACCTGTGTTGTATATATTCATGCCACTagtatgggtttttttatgtttaaagcTGCGTAAATATAGTTTTATACAGTTCCATAATGTTATTGACAGCATAaatcatttatttattgttaaaCCTTCTTTCATATCTAACAAATAGGGTGCATTTTACCTGAGATTATTTTATTGTGACATCTACATAGCCTTAAttctttacaaaaaagaaaaaaaagtccatttagATACTGTATGATGCTTTAATTAACATTCCTTGTGAACTTGCTGTTCATGGAGGAGGTTTAGCTTAAAAGCCAAGGTATGAATGTTTCCTTTACGCTTTGCATCTAGAATGAGCCTTGTTCTGGAATGAAAATACTGGGAGAAGCAAAATGCCTACTGGAAAAAGATAGCAGTAAACCCTGGAAAATGCTGTCCTAACTTAAAGTGCTGaactaaaaggaaaacaaaataaaagaaaaaaaaaaaaaagacaaactatCCTTAATTCCAAATCTCTGGGAGAAAAACATACTAGGTTTTATCTCATGTAGAATTTGCAGCCAAATAGcttgtaaaaaaagaaaatgcatatgGCTTTAGACAAAGCTCTGTACCTTTCACACTATTATTTTCCTTAAACACTAATAAATGTTTTGAATAAGCCTGTGGCCGGGTTTTGTTTAGCTGGAATTTCAGCCGCTGCGGTAAGGGGTAAGACAAGCCCTCTGAAGCTgggccagcagctgcagccGAGGGGGGCAGAGGTGATCTCTCTGCTCGTCCCCGCGGAGCCTGTGCCAGCCGGGCTGTGGCAGAGGTGCCCTGGCCGGGGCAGGATGCGGGGATGGAGCCAGCCCTTCCTCTCTGTATACCGGGAGAGCCGGTGCAGGGGCAGGGACCTTTTCACCGTCGTGTCGTTCCCCTGGGGGAGGGAGACCTCGCTGGCTGCTcagctgggagctggcagcTTGGTTTGAGGGCAGAAAGGGAGACACAGAACAAACTAGAGGATGAAAAACACAGGGAACAGAAGCTCCTGTCATTCCCAGGCTCAGACAAAGCCTCTGTGCGTTTTGGGACGGTTTTTCCTTAGGAGGATCTGGGGATTGGGTTCACTGCAGTGTGTCAGAGCCACCCCATCTGCTTTAAATTAGTCTGTATTCAGGTTACGAAGGGAGTAGCGGGATGCAGGTGCTATGGGTTTCCTCTTTGTACTGCCCTGATGATCTTGGTTTACAAAATCCCCTTGGGAGGTGGCAGTGGCACCACGCTGTGCTCAGCCGGGTTGGCTATAGGCACAACTCAGCATCCCATAAGGGCTGGGAAGGGGATCTTGGCTGACCACAGCACCCGCCTGTGGGTGACTTGTCAGCAGCCCCCAGCATGAGGCCAAAGCCCTAGCACTGGATTTCAGCCAGACCCGTtaacaaataaaacagtaacGCTTTCTGAAAGCTGTAATAGCTGATAAGGTTTGTCCCGCGTgtctaaaaaaccccagttaGCTCATGTAATAACAAGACTTACCCCTTCAAGATTTTACCTTAAAAAGAGAGGACATCCATTTGGCTCTCTACTGTCAGCTATTAATAATCTATCAATAAGTACCAGCCAGTGGCTCTGTACAGGGATGTAACAAGCACGTACAGTAGCTGTAATTCTCTCTCAGATCGCTCCATCACCATCCCAGCAATGATCAGATACGCAAATCTTAAATGCTTACTGGAgttgcagcaaaggagaaaagcaaaatcctaAGATTTACAAAAAGcaagctgcagaaacagcacTTTGTGTTGTCTCCAAAGTCATTTTCATACAGTGTCGGAGTGTAGGCAGCAAGGGGATGGGGAAATTATGAGAAAGCACCTCAGAACATAaagcacagggttttttttaaggctgcTTGCatgaaaaagcacatttttaacaCTCCTTCTGTGgggtttaaaaataactaatcCAGTTGAAGCCTTTGGATGAGATGGGCTTTCACAAGCCTAAAGTGATTTGCAGCAATCTAGGACCTGTAGCATTTCTTTGCCTTTAGGTGCAACAGCTCTTTATAATCCTGCCATGGACTGTCGTCAAACACCATCGGGAATGTGCATCTTGCCAGCAGCGATGTGGCACAGTTTGGTGGGATGTCATCTCAGACCAACCTGCAGTCAGGCTACAGCCAAGGAATAGCTTGTGCTGGTGTTGGACCACGCATTGGCATTAAAGATcccactgcatttttttgcagGAGCTGGTCCACACCGTGGCTGTGATGTAGCTAAGGTAACTGCCTTCTGCCCTCTACCATCCTCCTTGCAATTTCGActagaaaagttatttttcatctcCTGATGCGTAAAGTGGTGAGACTGCATTCTGTTACAAAAAGTGGCTAGACATTAGTGATGGAGAAGTGACCCTTACCTTCCCTTAGGGCATCACATCTCACAAAATAGCGCAGTAAGTAACAGAGTGCTGACAGGGagaagcacagagagaaaaagcagcccTAAAACAGACTGCAGAGCAGGGATTCTGCATTGCACAACCCCAAGAAGCATATAACTTAAAATACGTTTAATACCAGCATACAACTCTGCTTCAAGACTGGAGTGATCTTAGTTCAATTTGGTCTGAGTCACTTTACAAGTGAGGTAAGGAAAACCAAATCAAGGCAATTCAAATTGCAAATGCATGTCCGTACACAGGTCTCATCCAATTGAACAAATCCCACCAAGATTCAAACATGTGGTCCCTTTGGATTTATTCTCCTAGGGGCTCCCTGTCTAGCCTcccaaaagaacaaaattaattccAGCTATTGGCTTGCTCAGGCATAccaaaacatttacaaatgtATATGGCAATTTACATATGTCAGCCCACGTAGCGATCTGAGTCAAACCTACTGCCAGTGCTTCTGCGTTCGTCTTTACCAGTTCCTCGGTACTGCCCTTCACTCTGCTCCCTGAGCCCACGCCTGGAGACGCCAGG
Protein-coding regions in this window:
- the STC2 gene encoding stanniocalcin-2, which codes for MCAELRGKLLALALLLASARAAAGTEATHPPEGPQDRTPQQKGRLSLQNTAEIQHCLVNAGDVGCGVFECFENNSCEIRGLHEICMTFLHNAGKFDAQGKSFIKDALKCKAHALRHKFSCISRKCPAIKEMVFQLQRECYLKHDLCSAAKENVQVIVEMIHFKDLLQHEPYVDLVNILLTCGEEVKKAITRSVQAQCEQNWGSLCSILSFCTSAVHGDTILGPEKKPSEASKAAAGRGDVLAHSDSDHRESSRASKGERGTKGHLNAHARVKAGGHGPKGAHGIMDRADELSDFSDIRR